In Deinococcus irradiatisoli, the genomic stretch AGCGGCCGTAGCAGAAACAGACTGACGCTCTGGAGATGAAGGTCGGGGCGCGGGCGCATTCAGGGTGCAGTCTAAAGGTGGGGGCCGCCCGGAACAAAATCCGGCGCTCCTTGACTTAAGGAGCGCCGCAGGCCGGGAGGGCCGGGTTTATTCGGTCTGCTTGCTTTCCTGCACCTCGGTGCTGGGCACCTCGCGCGGGTTGACGGTCCGCAGCACCTTCTCCACCGCCGCCACCACCTGATCGATCTGCTCCTTGCTGATGGTGATCGGCGGCAGGAAGCGGATCACCAGCGGCGTGGCGGCCAGCGCCAGCACGCCCTCGTCATGTTCCAGGGCGGTGATGTAGGGCGCGCTCTTCTCCTTGAGTTCCATGCCGATCATCAGGCCCATGCCGCGCACCTCGCGCACCTTGGGCGACTCGATGGCGCGCAGCTTCTCCATGAAGTACGCACCCTTCTCGCGGGCCTGCTCGGCCATGTTCTCGCGCTTCATGGCGCGGATGGCGGCCACCCCGGCGGCCATGCTCAGCGGATTGCCGCCGAAGGTGGTGCCGTGGCCCCCGGCCGGCATCCTGTCGGCCACCGCGCCGGTCATGGCAAAGGCGCCGATCGGCACGCCGCCGGCCATCGCCTTGGCCAGGGTCATGCCGTCGGGCGTGACGCCGAAGTGCTCAGTGGCGAACATCTTGCCGGTGCGGCAAAAGCCGGTCTGGATCTCGTCGAGAATCAAGAGGGCGCCTTTGTCCTGGGTGAACTGGCGGGCGGCCTGAATGAATTCCAGGCTGGCCGGGCGCACCCCGCCCTCGCCCTGCACCGGCTCGATGATCACGGCGGCGACCTCGTCGGTGATGGCGGCCTTGAGCTCCTCGATGTTGCCGTAGGTCACGAAGCTGACGTTCTTGTTGTCCACCGCTTCACCGAACGGCTCGCGGTACTTGCTTTCCCAGGTGAAGGCCAGCGCGCCGAGGCTGCGCCCGGCGAAGCCGCGCTTCATCGAGATGAACTTCTTGCGCCCGGTGGCGGTGATGGCGAACTTCTTGGCCGCTTCCATCGCCTCGGTGCCGGAGTTGCACAAAAACACCCGGTCCAGGCCTGAGGGCAGCACCCCGACGAGTTCCTGCAGAAATTCGGCGCGCTTGTCGTTGGGCAGGGTCTGCGGCATCACGATCAGCTTCTCGGCCTGGTCCTTGATGGCCCGCACCACGTCCGGGTGGCTGTGCCCGATGTTGGCAACGCCGTAGCCGGCCACGCAGTCGATGTAGCTGCGCCCGGTCTCGTCCCAGACCGTCGCGCCCTGGGCGCGCACCGTCACCATCTGGTGCTTGTGGTACACGCCGCTGTCGTAGCGCACTTCCGCGTCCAGCCATTTGCTGTTGGTTACCGTCATGTTGACCTCCTGCGCCGGAGCGCTCTGAAGAGCAGTCTACGTGTTCTGCTGCGGGCTGCCCACCCCTCTGCCGGGGCCTGAACCGTAGGCGGCAGCGCAAAAAAGCGGGCCGGCCGCGCCGTGCCCGCCTCAAGCGCTGACGCTTCAGATGTGAATGGCCTGCTTGCCCACGCCCATCGCCGCTTCCTTGACCGCTTCGCTGAGGGTCGGATGGGCGTGGACGGTGCGCCCCAGGTCCTCGGCGCTGCCGCCGAACTCCATCAGGGTCACGGCCTCGGCGATCATCTCCGAGACGTTGGGGCCGACCATGTGCACGCCCAGCACCTTGTCGGTGGCGGCGTCGGCGACCACCTTGACGAAGCCGCGGGTGTCGTTGTGGCCCATGGCCCGGCCGTTGGCGCTGAAGGGAAACTGCCCGGTCCGGACGTTCAGGCCCTGGTCCTTGGCGGCCTGCTCGGTGAGGCCGGCCCAGGCGATTTCCGGCGAGGTGTAGATCACCCAGGGAATCACGCCGTAGTTGACGTGCCCGGCCTGCCCGGCGATGATCTCGGCCGCCGCCACGCCTTCGTCCTCGGCCTTGTGCGCCAGCATCGCCCCGCCCACCACGTCGCCGATGGCGTAGACGCCTTCGAGGTTGGTGCGGTAGTGGTCGTCGATTTTCACGAAGCCGCGCTCGTCGAGCTCCAGGCCCACGTCCTGGGCGCCCAGGCCCTGGGTGTTGGGCACCCGCCCGATGCTGACGATCAGCTTGTCGAACTCGGCGGTGACGCTCTGGTCTTTCTCGGTGTAGGTCACCCGGACGCCGCTGCCGGTGTCCTCGACCGCCGTGATGTTCACGCTGAAGTGAAACTCCAGCCCCTGCTTCTGAAACTGCTTGAGCGCTTCCTTGCTCACCGCCGGGTCGGCGGCCATCAGAAAGCCCGGCAGCGCTTCGAGCACCGTGACCTGCGCGCCCAGGCGCCGCCAGACGCTACCGAGTTCCACGCCGATGACGCCCGCGCCGATCACACCGAGCTTACGGGGCACTTCGGTGAATTCCAGCGCGCCGCTGTTTTCCACGATGTTGCCGCCGAAGGGGGCCAGCGGCAGGGCGCGGGGGTTGCTGCCGGTCGCCACGATGACGTTCTTGGCCTTCACCTCGGTGCCGGCGGCGTCCACGACCCAGCCGCCCTCCTCACGGCGCAGCAGCTTGCCGTAGCCGTGGTAGCTCTTGATCTTGTTCTTCTTGAACAGGTACGCCACGCCGCCGGTGAGCTTGTCCACCACGCCGGCCTTGCGCCCCAGCATCCTGGACAGATCGATTTTGGCGCCGTCCACCAGGATGCCGTGGTCGGCGGCTTCGTGGGCGATCATCTCGAACTTCTCGGAGCTGTCGAGCATGGCCTTGCTGGGAATGCAGCCGACGTTGAGACAGGTGCCGCCCAGCGAGGGCTTGCCGTCACGGGTAAAGGCGTCCACACAGGCGGTGGAAAAGCCGAGTTGCGCGGCGCGGATGGCCGCCACATAGCCGCCGGGGCCGCCGCCAATGACCAGAACATCGTAGGTATCCATATGCCGCTGAGTCTACCGCCTGCCCCGCGGGGCAAAAGGAACGCCGTGAGCAACGCTGCGGGGAACAGTTGCCCTTCAGGGCTGGTTGCCGCCGGCGGCCTTGGCCGAGGTCGGCGCGGCGGGCAGGTTGATCAGAAAACCGCCGCCCGAGCCGCCCGACACGGTGGGCAGCACGCCGTTCCACTTCTCGATCTGCTTATTCAGCACCAGTTCCGGGGTCAGCGAGGCGGCCAGCACTTTGTTGGCCTGTGCCTGGGCCTGGGCGCGCACCAGAATCGCCTGGGCGTCACCCCTGGCCTTGGCGACTTCCTGCTCGGCCTCGGCCCTGCTCTGCACCACCTTGTTCTGGGCCTGAATGGCCGCCTGCTGCGCCGAGAACTTGGCGTTGATGCTCTGCACCACCGCTTCCGGCGCGCGCAGCTCGCCGATGAAGCTGAAATTTCTCACCACGAAGCCCGAGGGGGTGAGTTCTTCCACCACTTCCTTCTCGGCGGCGTCCTCGAACGTCGAGCGGCCCTTGCCCAGCAGTTGCTCGGCGGTGTAGTTGGAGGCCTGCCGGGTAATGGCGTTGCGCACCACGCTGCGGATGTAGGTGTGGGTGATGGTGCTGACGTCAGGGCCGAAGCGGATGTAGATGTCGGGGGCCGAGGCTGGGGCGATCTGGTAGCCGAAGTTCACGTCGCCGTTGAGCGTCACCTGATCGGCGGTGTTGAAGGTAAACGATTCGTCGCCCTGGCTGCCCTCGTTGCCATTCTTGGTCCAGGAATAGCTCTGCTGGGCGCGTGGGTAGGTCACGATCTCGGTGGTGATGGGATTGACCAGCACGTAGCCCGACACCACGTTGGTCTGCGAGAGCCCGCGCGAACTGCCGGCCTTGTTGAACTTCAGGCCGATCTGACCGGGGCCGATGACGTGAACGCTGGTGCTCAGCACGCTGACGACCACGACGACGAGCAGCAGCAGGCCGCTCCAGCGCAGCACGGGGGCCGCCGTCAGCGCAGAGCGGGCAGGGAGGGCGGTGGAGAGGGTGGGGGTGGGCAGCTTTTCCATGCGGCGGCTCCTGGGCAGGGGTGAAGGGGAAAAAGAGGGAGATGGAGACGAGGGGAAGGTTCAGCTGCGCCACCAGAGGCGCAGGCGCTTGCGGGCGTGCCTGCCGGCGGAGGTGGGGCTGAGGGCCAGCAGCACGGCGGCAAACACCACCGTCGAGAGGGCCAGCACCACCGGCAGGTTGGCGTCGTTGCTCTGGTAGCCGAAGGCGGAGGCGAACCAGCTGACGCCCCACCACAGCGCCCGGCCGAGAATGAGTGCCAGCAGGCCCAGCAGCGCCAGGTGGAGGAGTTTGGTCGTCGTGGGCGCAGGCGTCTTAGGGTTCATCGTCATCTTCCGTTTGCGGGGCGCTCCTCACAACCCCAGCAGCCCCAGCGCCGCCGTCGCCGTGAGTTCGGACTTGAACGGCTCGATCAGCGCTTTGGTCTGCGGGCTCGCCTGGGTCCGGACGGCGGTGTCAAAATCCGGCACCCGGCCGCGCTGCACGTCGCTGGCGATCTTGCCGAAGTCGATGTCCGGCACGCCCAGCGCCCGGTTCACGTCTCCGGCGATGACGTTGAAGCGCTCCCGGCTGAGCTGCTCGCGGGCCAGACCCGCCGTCTGGGCGGCGCGGGCCTGCCCCACCGAGTTGCCCAGGTCGCGCAGCACCCCGGTGACCTGCCACAGCCCCGGCGTCTGACCGTCCTGCAAACGCTGGAAGGTGTTTTCTACGCTGGCGAAGCTGCTGCCCAGCGCGGCGCGCTCGTCGCGGCGAATCCGCACGAACTTCTGCACGTCGCTGCGGGCCAGGGGAGCGTTCACGTTGCCGCCGGCCGCCGGAACAGCCGTGCTGGACGTCTGGGCCGGCGCCCGCCAGCCATTGAGAAACACCGTCACCGGACGGTACACCAGAAAATAGGCGGCCGCCGCGAGCGCCAGAAGCAGCACCACCAACCCGCCGCAGCCGCAGCCGCATCCACGCCTTGCGTTCATGCTCCTGAGTACGGGAGCGCCGGAGGGGAAGTTCCGCTGACCAGCGGCTGACCCGGCAGCGCCGCTCTCTCACGGCGCACTTATACTAAAACCATGCTTCGAAGCCTGAGCGTGATGATGGGTCTGGCCCTGCTGCCGGCGGTGGGCACGGCGCGGGCGGCCGCGTACAGCCTGCCGTTCAACTTGCAGAACGTGAGCAACAAGTCGCTGCTGGTCGGCAACAAGGACTTATCGCTCTCGGCTCTTAGTCCGGCCCAGCGCGCCGCCCTCTCGCAGCAGGGCTTCGTCATCTCGCCGGCCGGGCAGCAGTGGCGGCAGTTTCATCAGGTCTACGAGGCCACCCGCTACGCCGAGCAGCCGGTGTTCGCGACCACCGATTCGGCCCTGCACATCTACCACCTGGTGTTCGACAAGCTGCTGCGCGATCTGGAGCGCGAGAGCCTGGCCCCCACCCTCAAGACCCTGCTGGCCCGGCTGGTGCCGCAGGCGCAGGCCCAGGCCAGGGCGCTGGGCGGCACGCCGCTGGCCCCCAACGCCGTGCAGGCGCTGGCGTATCTAGCGACGGCGCAGCGCCTGACCGATCCGGCGGCCAAGGTGCCGGCCGAGGTGCAGGCGGCGGTGCAGGCCCAGCTCAAACTCGTCGCGGCCCAGCAGGGCATCGGCCCATCGCCGATCTTCACCGCGCCGGATTTCAGCGAGGACTATTCGCAGTACCGCCCCCGGGGTCACTACACCCGCAGCGCGCAACTCAAACAATATTTCCAGGCGATGACCTGGCTGGGCCGCATCAACCTGCGGGTCAAGGACGCCTCGGAGACCCGCACCGCCGCGCTGCTGGCCCGGCTGCTCAGCCAGGACGCCACCGCCAGCAAGCTGTGGAACCGCATCTATCAGCCCACCACATTGCTGATCGGGGCCAGCGACGACCTGAACTTCACCCAGTACGCCGCCGCGCTGAAGCCGGTGGTGGGCAGCGATATCCGCGCCCTGGCCGACGACCGCAAGCTGAGCGCTCTGCAGGCGGCGCTGGCCGCCTTGCCGCCGCCGCGCGTCAACAGCGTGTTCGTGGTGGCCCGGCCCGGCGAGGGGGTGGACGTGCGGCAGCGCGACACGCTGGGCTTCCGCCTGATGGGCCAGCGCTTCACCCTCGACGGCGCAGCCCTGCAGCAACTCGTCTACCGCGAGGTGGGCACCCAGGACCACCCCCGAACGCTGCCACGCGGCCTGGACGTGATGGCGGCGCTCGGCAGCCCGGCGGCCCGCAACGAACTTAGCCGGCTCGGCGACTTCAGCTTCAAGAATTTCGCCGCGCAGCTCGACAAGGTGACGCGGCAATTTTTCCAGCTCACCCCGACCGACTGGAACGCCAACCTCTACAGCGGCTGGCTGTACACCTTGCAGGGTCTGGCGCGCCCCGAAGCCCGCGACGCCCGCTTTCCGGCCTTCATGCGCACGCCCGCCTGGAGCCGCAAGGAACTGCTCACCGCGCTGAGTTCGTGGACCGAACTGCGCCACGACACCCTGCTGTACGCCAAGCAGGTGATGGCCGAGATGGGCGGCGGCGAGGAACCCGAGCACCCACGCGGCTACGTGGAGCCGAACCTGCAGGTGTGGGGCCGCCTGCTCGATCTGGGCGACCGCACCCGGACGGTGCTCACCTCGCAAAACATTCTCTCGGAGCGCACCGCCAACAACCTGGAGAGCCTGCAGAGCATGTTGACCTTTTTGCAGTCGGTGAGCCGGCGCGAACTGTCGGGCGCCAAGATCAGCCGCGACGAGTACGACCGTATTCACTTCTACGGCGGCTGGCTCGAGGAACTCACCACCGCCAGCACCGATCCCGAGGGCGGCGATGACGGCGGTACCCCGCAGTTCAGCGAGCCGCCTTACGCCGCCGTGGTGGCCGATGTGGCGACCGACGCCGGCAACGGGGTGGCGCTGGAAGAAGCCACCGGCACAGTGCAGGAACTCTACGCCCTGGTGCCGGACGGCAAGGGCGGCACCCAGATCGCGCGCGGCGGCGTCTATTCGCAGTACGAATTCACCGTGCCGCTCGCGGGCCGCCTGACCGACGAGGCCTGGCGCGCCCAGCTGAAGGCGGGCCGCTTGCCGCCGCTGCACCCCTGGTTGCAGGGCGTGGTGGTGAAGTAGTCGGCGTGAAGGTGTGGCTGCTGGCGGCGCTGCTGGTTGCCGTGCCCCCACCCTCGCCGCCCGCGACTTTGGCCCTGAGCGGTGACGTGAGCCTGGCACGGGCGGTCAAGGCGGACGACCCGCTGCGGGCGCTCGGCGCGGCGCTGAAGGCCCCGGCCAGCTACGCCAACCTGGAATCGCCGCTCACCACCGCTCCGGCCGCGACCGCCGGCTTCGACTTGCGGGCCAGCCCGGACCGGGTGGGCAATCTGCGCGCCTTCACGCACCTCGGCACCGAGAACAACCACGCCCTCGACGGCGGCCCCGCCGGGCAACTCGAAAGCCGCCGGACGCTGCGCGCCGCCCATCTGATTCCGATGACGCGCAGCGCGCAGTTCAGTGTCCTGGCCGGAGAAAAGGTCGCCTGGCTGGCCTTCTTCGACGAGGGCGGCCCGCCGCCGCTGGCGCAGGTGCGGGCGGCGGCGGGCCAGGCCCGCTTCGTGGTGGTGGGGGTGCACTGGGGCGCCGAGTACGGCCCGGTCACCGCCCGCCAGCGTCGGGTGGCGGCGCAACTGGCGGCGGCGGGCGCCACACTCATCGTCGGCAGCGGGCCGCACGTCTTGCAGGGACACGCTTTCGTGGGCCGCACGCTGGTGCTCTACAGCCTGGGCAACCTGCTGCTCGACCAGCCGTTTCCCAGCGCCCGCATCGGCGCGGTGGTGCATCTGCGCCTGAACGCGCTGCACCTCGCCTGCGCCGTGCCCACCCGTTACCGTGCCGGGCAGGCCGAACTCGCGCGAGGCGAGGACGCGCAGTTCGCGCTGGCGCGGCTGGGATGGCCCCGGTGCGGCTGAGCGCGCCGCGCTGGCTGGCGCTGGGGGTGCTGGGCAGCGCGCTGGCGGGCGCGCCCGGCTCCTGGCAGGTCGTGGACGCCCGAGGACAACTCGCTCTGGCCCGGCAGGTGCGGCCCAACCGGCCCTGTCCGGCACTGAACTTGCCCGCGTCCTGGCGCGTGCTCGACGAGGTCTATGCCGACGTGACCGGCGACGGCGTACCGGAATGCCTGCTGGCGGTGTGGCGCCCCTGGAAAGACTGGCCCACCCGCCGCTGGTCGGCCCAGCCCTCGCCGATTGCCGGCAACCACGACGCGGCAGGCTTCAGCGCCCATCTGGCGGTGCTGACGCCGCTGGGGCAGGGCAAATACCGCGAGCGCTGGGTGGGCAGCGCCCTGTACCAGCCGGTCGTCGCCATCACCGCGTTGCCCGGCGGGCGGCTGGCCGCCCTGGAAACCACCTACGCGCTCGGCTCCGCCGCTCCGGGGCAGCACCTGAGCGTCTGGAGCTGGACCGGCTTCGGCTTCCGGCGCGAGGAACGCTGGGCGCTGCGGGCGCGGCACTTGGCGCTGGACCTCGTCACGCGGCGTCCGGCGGCGCGCTGATGGTGTTTTCTGAGGCGGCTTGAGCGCCACTTCATCTGCGCCGGGTGGCGGGCGGGGCCGCGCGTACACTGCTTTCATGAAAATCGGCATTCTGGGAGCGGGGCACATCGGTAAAGCACTGGCTCGGCTGCTGGCCGAGGCGGGACACGAAGTCGGGATCAGCAACTCGCGCGGCCCCGAGACCCTGCGTGATCTGGCCGAGCGCCTGGGGCACGGCGTGCGGGCCTACACCAACGAGGACGCCGCCCGCTTCGGCGAACTGGTCATCGAGACGGTGCCGTTCGGCAAGTACGCCGATCTGCCCTCGGTGCAACTTAAAGGCAAGGTCGTGATCGACACCGCCAACTACTACCCGCAGCGCGACGGCGACATCGACCTGGGCGGCTTATCCGAGAGCGCCTTTATGGCCCGGCATATGCCGGGAGCGCGGGTGGTCAAGGCCTTCAACGCCATTCACGCCGCCCACCTGGAAGCGCAGGGCGACACTGGCAAGCCGCTGGAGGAACGCCGCGCCATTCCCATCGCCAGCGACGACGCCGAGGCCAAGCAGGTGGTCGCCGACCTGATCGAGCAGATCGGCTTCGCGCCGCTCGACAACGGCACCCTGGAAGACAGCAAATCGCAGCAGCCCGGCACGCCCATTTACGGCAAGGAAGCGAACCTGAAGCAGGCGCGCGACATCCTGGGACGCGGCTGAGCCCAAAGCAGCTTAAGCTCACCTGACCGCGCTTCTCAGTCCGGCCCGCCATGCTGAGGGCCGGAGGTGCTTTACCATGTCGGAACTCAGCAACCAGAAACGTGACGAGTTGAAGCGCAGCGACTTCGCCTATGTCGATCAGCAGGGCGAGCGGCATCTGCCCATTCACGACGAGGCGCACGTTCGCAACGCGGTGGCGCGTTTTTCGCAGACCCAGTTTGGCAGCAAGGAGGCTAAGCAGCACGCCGCCCGACAGATCGTCTCGGCAGCAAAGCACTACGGCATCGACCTCAGCGACGATGACGCCGTGGTTCACGCCGCCCATGCCCACGACTGACTGAACGTCAGCTGAAGGCTGGGTGGGCGCTCGGCCGGGGAGATTGATCTCCGCTTAAGAACCTTCACGACCGCGCTGGCACCACGCTGAATAAGCTCAGCTATGGATTCTCCGATTGCCGACCTGGCCGGCCTGACCCTGGAGGTCAATTCGCTCGACCGGGCGCTGGTGTTTTACCGAACGCTCTTCGGCCTGGAAGTCGGTGACCACGACGCCGAGCATGGCTGGGCCACCTTGCGGGTCGGCCGGTTCCAGACCCTGACCCTCTGGGAGCCGGTGACCCGGCGGCCGTACAAGCCGGAACTGGAGGGCCTTCATCCGCGCGGCGCGGCGCACCTGCACTACGCCTGGCAGATTCTGCCGGACGACTTCGACCTCTGCCGTCAGATTCTGGCCGCGCACGGCTGCACCTTCGAGGAAATCGACCTCGGCACTCCGGAGCGGCCGGATGTGGGGTTGTACTTCTTCGATCCGTTCGGGCATGGCCTCGAACTGCGGACCGTGAATCCGGACGATCCGCGCCGCCCCCGCCTGCCGCTGGGGCAACGGCCTGCGTCCCACTCGCCCGGCGACGCCCTGCCGGTGATCGGACTGCGCGAAGTAGCGCTGGCGTTCGGCGATTATCCGGCCATGCTGGAGCGGTTGCCGCGCGCTTACGGCTTTGCGCTGGCCAAGGAACAACCCGACCGCGACTTCGCCCAGTTTACCCTGGGGCCTCAGCCGGAAGAAGACGGCAACGGTACCCCCCGGCGCTGGCTCTACGCCTGGGACCCGCAGGTGGGCCTGGCGCAGATGCTGGGCGGCGACCACGCCCTGGTCGAGTTCTACGCCGACGTGCCGGCGGTGCTCGAACGGGTGCGCCGGGCCGGGTTGCCGCACCTGAGCCTTCCTTCTGGGCTGGCGGCGCGCGACCCGGAAGGCCACGTCTTTCTCTTTCGGGAGGTGCCGGAATGAACCGTTCGGCTGCACCTGCACATACCGAGTCCTCCGCTTCGCCTGCACGCCGCTCCGTGAACTGGCGCTGGCCGCTGGGTCTGGCCCTAGTGTTGCCGGTCGCCTACCAGACCCGTTTTCTGCGCTTCCCGGTGGACGGCTGGCGACTCACCCAGGTGGAAGACGGCGTCGGGCCGCTGACCTACCGCTCGTACTGGCTGGACATCCGGGGCAGCACCCTGACGCCCGAGTCGGTGGTCACGGACGTACTGCAGCGCCTGCCCGAGCACCTGCCCTCGGCGCTGGCCCACTTCCGGCGTGTTCGTCCCGGTCTTGAGCCGACCCGGACCGGTGACCGCTTCACCATTCTGATGTTCGGGCTGCGCCGCGCCCGGGTCGAGGTGGTGGAGCGCTCACCACGGCATTTCCGGCTGCAAACGCTGCGCCAGCACTCCGAGTCCGGCTGGGTCGAGTTCACCTGTGATCTCGAGGGCGACGTGGTGCGGATCACCGTGAAGTCACTGGTGCGGTCGAGCAGCTGGGGCGACCGCCTGGCCTACCTGTTCGGGGTGGCCTTCCTGCAGCGCCTGACCTGGGAATCGGGCATTCGCAGCGCCTGGAAAGCGGCGGGCGGCACCAAGGTGGCCCACGGCACCCTCACCGAGGAGTGGCCCTGATTTCGCGCTGGGCTAGGCCCGCCGCCGCTCGCTGAGCACCGTCAGCAGCGCCACGCCCGCGCTCACCTCGGCCGTCAGCGGTCCGCCCGCTGCCTCGTTGCTGACGGTCCAGCCGCTGCCCAGCGGCACCTCGGCGCCGTGCAGCGGCCAGCGTGCGCCGCGCAGGTTCAGGCCGCGCAGCGCCGAGGCCGCCAGGACGCTGAAAATCTGTCCTGCTTCCAATTCGAGCTGTACGGGCTCGCCCGGCAGCAACGGATACCCGGCCTCGTCGCCGCTGTGCAGCGTCACCGGCAGGCCCTCGGCGCTCAGGCGGCAGGCCCCCAGGGCCAGCGCGAAGGCGTGGTCGAAGCGGCCGCCGAAAGCGCCGAGCACCACCAGCTCGGTCGCGCCGCGCTGCCGGGCCACCTGCACGGCCAGCTCGGCGTCGGTGCTGTCCTTGGCCGCCGGATACACCTCGCGCGGCGCGTCGAGGGTCAAATCCTGCGACGAATCGAAATCGCCTACCCAGGCGTCGATGCGCACGCCCAGTGCGGCGGCGTGGCGCGCGCCGCCGTCGGCGGCGATCACGATATCGGGGCGGGGCAGGGCGGCCAGCGCCGGGGTCAGGGTCAGCCGCCCGCCCACCAGAATCCAGGCGAGCATGGCGGCCACTCTAGCGCCTGCTTCTGGTCAGACGTTCACGGCAGGTTCAGCGCTTTTCGCACGTCGGAGAGCAGCGTCTCCACATTCTTGCTGAGGGCGTCGAGCGCGGGCGTGCCGCTGCGCAGCGGATTGAAGGCCGAGAGGTACACGATGCGCGGGCCGCTGCGGGTGTTGAGGCTGCCGGGATTGCTGACCGCCAGCTGCGCGAAGTGCTCGCTGCCGTCGGGCAGGGTATAGGTCAGGCCCACCAGCCGGTACACCCCGGCGTCCTCGCCGGGCATGGCGCTGAACTTCATTCTGGCCGCTGCCGCGAGCGTGTCGGCGCTGGCCGCCGCGTTGATGGCCTTGACGTTCACCGGGTTGAGCGGGTCGCTGGTGAACAGGGCGTTGACGTCGTCGAAACTGAGGGCCTGGAGGGCGCCGCCCAGCAGCTGCACCACGCTGAGTGCCTGCTGATCGCTCAGGGCGCTGTTGGCCGCTGGGGTGGTCGGAGGGGCCGGGGTGCTCTGGGCGACCTGAACCGGAGCGGCGGTGCCGAGCGGCGCGCCGGGGGCCACCGTCAGGTAGGCTTTCAGCGCCGCGCTGCCGGTGAGTTTCTGCACCAGTTTTCCGGCGCAGTCAGCGGCGGCTTTGCTCTCGTCGCTGCTGAAATTGACGCTGCTCCAGCCGTACCCCCACGAACTGTAGCCGGTGCTGGCTCCCTCGCAGGTGTCCTGCCAGATCACCGTGCCGCTGGCCGCGTCGTCGACTTCCAGGCTGGCCTTGACCACCTTGGCGCTCAGGCAAC encodes the following:
- the lpdA gene encoding dihydrolipoyl dehydrogenase; this translates as MDTYDVLVIGGGPGGYVAAIRAAQLGFSTACVDAFTRDGKPSLGGTCLNVGCIPSKAMLDSSEKFEMIAHEAADHGILVDGAKIDLSRMLGRKAGVVDKLTGGVAYLFKKNKIKSYHGYGKLLRREEGGWVVDAAGTEVKAKNVIVATGSNPRALPLAPFGGNIVENSGALEFTEVPRKLGVIGAGVIGVELGSVWRRLGAQVTVLEALPGFLMAADPAVSKEALKQFQKQGLEFHFSVNITAVEDTGSGVRVTYTEKDQSVTAEFDKLIVSIGRVPNTQGLGAQDVGLELDERGFVKIDDHYRTNLEGVYAIGDVVGGAMLAHKAEDEGVAAAEIIAGQAGHVNYGVIPWVIYTSPEIAWAGLTEQAAKDQGLNVRTGQFPFSANGRAMGHNDTRGFVKVVADAATDKVLGVHMVGPNVSEMIAEAVTLMEFGGSAEDLGRTVHAHPTLSEAVKEAAMGVGKQAIHI
- a CDS encoding CapA family protein, whose product is MKVWLLAALLVAVPPPSPPATLALSGDVSLARAVKADDPLRALGAALKAPASYANLESPLTTAPAATAGFDLRASPDRVGNLRAFTHLGTENNHALDGGPAGQLESRRTLRAAHLIPMTRSAQFSVLAGEKVAWLAFFDEGGPPPLAQVRAAAGQARFVVVGVHWGAEYGPVTARQRRVAAQLAAAGATLIVGSGPHVLQGHAFVGRTLVLYSLGNLLLDQPFPSARIGAVVHLRLNALHLACAVPTRYRAGQAELARGEDAQFALARLGWPRCG
- a CDS encoding DUF1990 family protein, with protein sequence MNWRWPLGLALVLPVAYQTRFLRFPVDGWRLTQVEDGVGPLTYRSYWLDIRGSTLTPESVVTDVLQRLPEHLPSALAHFRRVRPGLEPTRTGDRFTILMFGLRRARVEVVERSPRHFRLQTLRQHSESGWVEFTCDLEGDVVRITVKSLVRSSSWGDRLAYLFGVAFLQRLTWESGIRSAWKAAGGTKVAHGTLTEEWP
- a CDS encoding SPFH domain-containing protein; protein product: MEKLPTPTLSTALPARSALTAAPVLRWSGLLLLVVVVVSVLSTSVHVIGPGQIGLKFNKAGSSRGLSQTNVVSGYVLVNPITTEIVTYPRAQQSYSWTKNGNEGSQGDESFTFNTADQVTLNGDVNFGYQIAPASAPDIYIRFGPDVSTITHTYIRSVVRNAITRQASNYTAEQLLGKGRSTFEDAAEKEVVEELTPSGFVVRNFSFIGELRAPEAVVQSINAKFSAQQAAIQAQNKVVQSRAEAEQEVAKARGDAQAILVRAQAQAQANKVLAASLTPELVLNKQIEKWNGVLPTVSGGSGGGFLINLPAAPTSAKAAGGNQP
- a CDS encoding NADPH-dependent F420 reductase, with translation MKIGILGAGHIGKALARLLAEAGHEVGISNSRGPETLRDLAERLGHGVRAYTNEDAARFGELVIETVPFGKYADLPSVQLKGKVVIDTANYYPQRDGDIDLGGLSESAFMARHMPGARVVKAFNAIHAAHLEAQGDTGKPLEERRAIPIASDDAEAKQVVADLIEQIGFAPLDNGTLEDSKSQQPGTPIYGKEANLKQARDILGRG
- a CDS encoding VOC family protein encodes the protein MDSPIADLAGLTLEVNSLDRALVFYRTLFGLEVGDHDAEHGWATLRVGRFQTLTLWEPVTRRPYKPELEGLHPRGAAHLHYAWQILPDDFDLCRQILAAHGCTFEEIDLGTPERPDVGLYFFDPFGHGLELRTVNPDDPRRPRLPLGQRPASHSPGDALPVIGLREVALAFGDYPAMLERLPRAYGFALAKEQPDRDFAQFTLGPQPEEDGNGTPRRWLYAWDPQVGLAQMLGGDHALVEFYADVPAVLERVRRAGLPHLSLPSGLAARDPEGHVFLFREVPE
- a CDS encoding DUF3160 domain-containing protein — protein: MLRSLSVMMGLALLPAVGTARAAAYSLPFNLQNVSNKSLLVGNKDLSLSALSPAQRAALSQQGFVISPAGQQWRQFHQVYEATRYAEQPVFATTDSALHIYHLVFDKLLRDLERESLAPTLKTLLARLVPQAQAQARALGGTPLAPNAVQALAYLATAQRLTDPAAKVPAEVQAAVQAQLKLVAAQQGIGPSPIFTAPDFSEDYSQYRPRGHYTRSAQLKQYFQAMTWLGRINLRVKDASETRTAALLARLLSQDATASKLWNRIYQPTTLLIGASDDLNFTQYAAALKPVVGSDIRALADDRKLSALQAALAALPPPRVNSVFVVARPGEGVDVRQRDTLGFRLMGQRFTLDGAALQQLVYREVGTQDHPRTLPRGLDVMAALGSPAARNELSRLGDFSFKNFAAQLDKVTRQFFQLTPTDWNANLYSGWLYTLQGLARPEARDARFPAFMRTPAWSRKELLTALSSWTELRHDTLLYAKQVMAEMGGGEEPEHPRGYVEPNLQVWGRLLDLGDRTRTVLTSQNILSERTANNLESLQSMLTFLQSVSRRELSGAKISRDEYDRIHFYGGWLEELTTASTDPEGGDDGGTPQFSEPPYAAVVADVATDAGNGVALEEATGTVQELYALVPDGKGGTQIARGGVYSQYEFTVPLAGRLTDEAWRAQLKAGRLPPLHPWLQGVVVK
- a CDS encoding DUF6582 domain-containing protein; protein product: MSELSNQKRDELKRSDFAYVDQQGERHLPIHDEAHVRNAVARFSQTQFGSKEAKQHAARQIVSAAKHYGIDLSDDDAVVHAAHAHD
- a CDS encoding aspartate aminotransferase family protein — its product is MTVTNSKWLDAEVRYDSGVYHKHQMVTVRAQGATVWDETGRSYIDCVAGYGVANIGHSHPDVVRAIKDQAEKLIVMPQTLPNDKRAEFLQELVGVLPSGLDRVFLCNSGTEAMEAAKKFAITATGRKKFISMKRGFAGRSLGALAFTWESKYREPFGEAVDNKNVSFVTYGNIEELKAAITDEVAAVIIEPVQGEGGVRPASLEFIQAARQFTQDKGALLILDEIQTGFCRTGKMFATEHFGVTPDGMTLAKAMAGGVPIGAFAMTGAVADRMPAGGHGTTFGGNPLSMAAGVAAIRAMKRENMAEQAREKGAYFMEKLRAIESPKVREVRGMGLMIGMELKEKSAPYITALEHDEGVLALAATPLVIRFLPPITISKEQIDQVVAAVEKVLRTVNPREVPSTEVQESKQTE